One window from the genome of Flavobacterium agricola encodes:
- a CDS encoding DUF4141 domain-containing protein has product MKKVMLLVCTTFMLAVAPSAKAQWVVVDPSNLASGIINSANEIVQTSSTVSNVVKNFNEVKKVYEQGKEYYDKLKAVNNLVKDARKVQQTVLLVGDVSEMYVQNFGKMMNDPNFSPQELTAIANGYSTLLNESTELLKELKQIVTSTSLSLNDKERMDIIDRVYKEVKDYHSLVRYFTNKNISVSILRAKKQNNTKRVLELYGTAEQKYW; this is encoded by the coding sequence ATGAAAAAAGTAATGTTACTGGTGTGTACGACATTTATGCTTGCCGTTGCACCGTCCGCAAAGGCACAATGGGTGGTAGTTGACCCGTCAAATCTGGCATCGGGTATCATCAACTCCGCCAATGAAATTGTGCAGACCTCTTCCACTGTATCGAATGTAGTGAAGAATTTCAACGAGGTAAAAAAAGTGTATGAACAGGGTAAGGAGTATTACGACAAATTGAAAGCGGTAAACAACCTTGTGAAAGATGCCCGAAAAGTGCAACAAACGGTGCTACTCGTAGGCGATGTGTCCGAAATGTACGTGCAGAATTTCGGTAAAATGATGAACGACCCGAATTTCAGTCCGCAGGAACTGACGGCAATTGCCAATGGTTATTCCACGCTATTGAACGAGAGTACCGAACTACTCAAAGAACTGAAACAGATTGTTACCTCTACCTCGCTTTCACTGAACGATAAGGAACGTATGGACATTATCGACAGGGTTTACAAAGAGGTCAAGGATTACCATAGCCTTGTCCGCTATTTCACCAACAAGAATATCTCCGTGAGCATTTTGAGGGCTAAAAAACAGAACAACACCAAGAGGGTGCTTGAACTGTACGGCACTGCTGAACAAAAATACTGGTAA
- a CDS encoding DUF4258 domain-containing protein has product MNFIQRLGYYLIGLMIGAFAVWFILHQKETETFCYLPNCRVLKDLRSKPFQTSEEANFEMKNEKMSLDDVRLNLKHGDIDFSRSNLPYETGKIYIVEGRNPENQPIELELINYPDKVVLKNIKKI; this is encoded by the coding sequence ATGAATTTTATACAACGCTTAGGTTATTACCTAATTGGTTTAATGATTGGTGCTTTTGCCGTTTGGTTTATTTTGCATCAAAAAGAAACAGAAACTTTTTGCTATTTACCTAATTGTAGAGTTTTAAAAGATTTACGTAGCAAACCGTTTCAGACATCTGAAGAAGCTAATTTTGAAATGAAAAATGAAAAAATGAGCTTAGATGATGTTCGTTTAAACTTAAAACACGGAGATATTGATTTTTCTAGAAGTAATTTGCCTTACGAAACGGGTAAAATATATATTGTTGAAGGAAGAAACCCAGAAAACCAACCTATTGAACTAGAATTAATAAACTACCCAGATAAAGTTGTTTTAAAAAATATTAAAAAAATTTAA
- the traM gene encoding conjugative transposon protein TraM, giving the protein MKDSENKRVSFLVEDDDPKNGMDAPQDGAQNKAEKLKKPIIFALMGVVFFGCIYLIFKPSSDKQKVEDIGLNDAVPQATDAVLQSDKQKAYEQEMLEQKMEEKRNALLSLSDYWSEDSIADPEAEQPDEGYEDGYAYGGGTRRNSNPALNSYRNAQSTLTSFYDNSDYETQELRRQVEELKEQLAEKDVPPVTTVDDQLALMEKSYEMASRYLPQSPAQGENTDTTVSAKSTSQKEHFVAFTPVRKNAVSALYREPTDSAFLANWNETRNRGFYTAGVSEQVIQPKNSIKAVVQETQVVTGESGVRLRLLETAKTPVRSIPAGTVLTANAKFQSGRLQLKVTSIEFEGNIIPVDITVYDVDGQQGLYVPYSPEMNALTEIASNMSQTSGTSIMMTRSAGQQMAGDLSRGVVQGVSGYFSKKVRTPKVTVKAGHQLFLVSKN; this is encoded by the coding sequence ATGAAAGACAGTGAAAACAAAAGGGTAAGTTTTTTGGTCGAAGATGACGACCCCAAAAACGGAATGGATGCACCGCAGGACGGTGCGCAGAACAAAGCCGAAAAGTTAAAGAAGCCTATCATTTTTGCCCTTATGGGCGTGGTGTTCTTCGGCTGTATATATTTAATCTTCAAACCATCTTCCGACAAGCAAAAGGTTGAGGATATTGGTCTGAACGATGCCGTACCACAGGCAACAGATGCAGTGCTTCAATCCGATAAGCAAAAGGCTTATGAACAGGAAATGCTCGAACAGAAAATGGAGGAAAAGCGCAATGCGCTCCTGTCATTATCCGACTATTGGAGCGAGGACAGTATCGCCGATCCGGAAGCGGAGCAACCGGATGAGGGCTACGAAGACGGTTACGCTTACGGCGGTGGTACACGCAGGAACAGCAACCCTGCTTTGAACAGCTACCGCAATGCACAAAGTACGCTGACCTCGTTCTACGACAACAGCGATTACGAAACGCAGGAACTCCGCAGGCAGGTTGAGGAACTGAAAGAACAACTGGCAGAAAAGGACGTACCGCCTGTAACGACCGTGGATGACCAGTTGGCTTTGATGGAAAAGTCATACGAAATGGCATCCCGTTACCTGCCACAGTCTCCGGCACAGGGGGAAAATACGGACACAACAGTTTCGGCAAAGAGTACCTCACAAAAGGAACATTTCGTGGCGTTCACCCCTGTAAGGAAAAATGCGGTTTCCGCATTGTACCGTGAACCGACCGACAGTGCTTTTTTGGCAAACTGGAACGAAACCCGAAACCGTGGCTTTTATACGGCAGGCGTTTCGGAACAGGTCATACAGCCGAAAAACAGCATCAAGGCGGTAGTACAGGAAACACAGGTCGTGACAGGCGAAAGCGGTGTACGGTTGCGCCTGTTGGAAACAGCAAAAACGCCTGTTCGCTCCATTCCGGCAGGAACGGTACTGACGGCAAATGCCAAGTTTCAAAGTGGCAGGTTACAGTTAAAGGTAACATCCATCGAATTTGAGGGCAACATTATTCCGGTCGATATAACCGTGTATGATGTGGACGGACAGCAAGGGCTATATGTACCATATTCACCCGAAATGAATGCCCTTACAGAGATAGCCTCCAACATGAGCCAAACCTCCGGTACTTCCATCATGATGACCCGTTCGGCAGGGCAACAGATGGCAGGCGACCTTTCCCGTGGTGTGGTGCAGGGTGTATCGGGTTACTTCTCCAAGAAAGTGCGGACACCCAAAGTAACGGTTAAAGCCGGTCATCAGCTATTCCTCGTTTCAAAAAACTAA
- a CDS encoding nitrogen regulatory IIA protein yields the protein MKNLRTAINNWFDKLDGQWRAMPVKKQHRYTLLLFSGYALLSIIVLLKICYDVAQPDNTMTIEHIENPIRQNNSSVSPQDSIKTILKGKNYERQ from the coding sequence ATGAAAAATCTAAGAACGGCAATCAATAATTGGTTTGACAAACTCGATGGACAGTGGCGAGCGATGCCTGTCAAAAAACAGCACCGCTATACGCTACTGCTCTTTTCGGGCTATGCGCTATTGTCCATTATCGTACTGTTGAAAATCTGCTACGATGTAGCACAGCCCGATAATACTATGACCATTGAGCATATCGAAAACCCTATTAGGCAAAACAATTCCTCGGTTTCTCCGCAGGACAGTATTAAAACAATTTTAAAAGGTAAAAATTATGAAAGACAGTGA
- the traK gene encoding conjugative transposon protein TraK: MEFKTLRNIENSFRQIRLYAIVFAVLCTCVVGYAVWQSYQFAEAQRQKIYVLDNGKSLMLALAQDASINRPVEAREHVKRFHELFFTLAPDKNAIESNMKRAFNLADKSAFDYYKDLSEKGYYNRIISGNVQQRIEVDSVVCNFDTYPYAVRTYAKQFIIRPSNVTKRSLVSSCLLLNSVKSDNNPQGFNIEKFAVLENRDVEVVDR; this comes from the coding sequence ATGGAATTTAAGACACTAAGAAATATCGAAAACAGCTTTAGGCAAATACGGCTGTACGCCATTGTATTTGCCGTACTCTGCACCTGCGTGGTAGGATATGCCGTATGGCAGTCCTACCAGTTTGCGGAGGCACAACGCCAAAAAATATATGTACTGGACAACGGTAAATCCTTGATGCTGGCACTGGCACAGGATGCAAGCATCAACAGACCCGTTGAGGCAAGGGAACACGTTAAGCGTTTCCATGAACTGTTCTTTACGCTCGCACCGGATAAGAACGCCATCGAAAGCAACATGAAAAGGGCTTTTAATCTTGCCGACAAATCGGCATTCGATTATTACAAAGACCTTTCGGAAAAGGGCTACTACAACCGTATCATTTCGGGCAACGTGCAACAGCGTATCGAAGTGGACAGCGTGGTCTGCAACTTCGACACCTATCCCTATGCCGTAAGGACGTATGCCAAACAGTTTATCATCCGTCCAAGTAATGTGACCAAACGAAGTTTAGTCAGCTCGTGCCTATTGTTAAACTCGGTCAAGTCCGACAACAATCCCCAGGGCTTCAATATCGAAAAATTTGCCGTGTTGGAAAACAGGGATGTAGAAGTCGTTGACCGCTAA
- a CDS encoding RHS repeat domain-containing protein produces the protein MLTIYNESGRLLSKKTTGKSNLEVFYTYSPALKNLLIKEEGTNEGNSFANTVNYDNYFRISEQTNTTPYFSFKEIVNYDAIGRVNNSSSEVIKDGQILQNVTLNHQYNPYNGEVMSVKEVTNGTVGKTIWEVTLKSQRGEALKQKLGEAIFVEHDFDLYGNLINIRNRNETQWLSNKEYQYQVDRGLLIKRKDTHFGWEENFTYDTFDRLLTWSSPLGTNSNTYISDGRINQNSQVGQYSYNTAAKYKKETIALNENGASYYNNRSTQTVVYDGFKRPLNIKEENRGIIDFEYGINSSRIKAVKNNLITNEKTTKYYAPNGTVEIAVDENQNAKIINYLGSPYETPYIYITDVNLNSKIKSNESFYYLGRDFQGSITEVFDANGSFAIERRLFDPWGNVTKLENNVSHNYAEGENAYLVFLDRGYTGHEHFNEVGIIHMNGRIYDPILKQFLSPDNFIQDPSNSQNYNRYGYAWNNPLKYIDPSGELFGMTVFAAAVVKAAVVSAFAYTMVGLTTWTEFSALGLLKSTTIGAVSGAVSFGIGNLVSSFLSNLPADYVLTKLDVGLITGTQAVMHGISQGFISGITGGSFETSFVSAMVSSLVSTGVEFTGVIAGIGDSGTATILFGTASGAIAAKLTNGNVWQGAAVGFFVSALNHAAHKIVENIELDEFAKTAFGEDYKVKYGVKSLKWGSQMKKGEVEGAYYNPDNQSIINNDSRVGGINTPDNRIYISDIYKNYPLHLEVTIGHELIHSYHRTIFGNNYSQSYSEHAAYQYSIDFTAKHNMARTMEEFQNFQAKYKSNDLYNYKLIPGF, from the coding sequence TTGCTGACGATTTACAATGAATCAGGAAGGCTGTTAAGCAAAAAAACAACAGGGAAATCTAATTTAGAAGTGTTTTATACTTACAGCCCAGCTTTAAAAAACTTGCTTATTAAAGAAGAGGGGACAAATGAAGGTAATTCATTCGCTAATACCGTAAATTATGATAACTATTTTAGGATTTCAGAACAAACAAATACTACTCCTTATTTTAGCTTTAAAGAAATTGTAAACTATGATGCAATAGGGCGGGTTAATAATTCAAGCTCTGAAGTTATAAAAGACGGACAAATACTACAGAATGTAACATTAAACCATCAATACAATCCGTATAATGGAGAGGTAATGTCAGTTAAAGAAGTAACAAATGGTACGGTAGGCAAAACGATTTGGGAAGTAACTTTAAAAAGTCAAAGAGGGGAAGCTTTAAAACAAAAATTAGGAGAAGCTATTTTTGTAGAACATGATTTTGATCTTTATGGAAACCTAATCAATATTAGAAATAGAAATGAAACGCAATGGTTATCCAATAAAGAGTATCAATATCAAGTTGATAGAGGTTTACTTATTAAAAGAAAAGATACGCACTTTGGTTGGGAAGAAAACTTTACCTATGATACTTTTGATAGGTTGTTAACTTGGTCGTCTCCGTTAGGTACCAATTCTAATACATACATTTCTGATGGTAGAATTAACCAAAACAGCCAAGTAGGTCAATACAGTTACAATACGGCTGCCAAATACAAAAAGGAAACAATTGCTTTAAATGAAAATGGAGCGAGCTATTATAATAATAGATCTACTCAAACGGTAGTTTATGATGGTTTTAAACGTCCTTTAAATATTAAGGAAGAGAATAGAGGTATTATAGATTTTGAGTACGGTATTAACAGTTCTCGCATTAAGGCTGTAAAAAACAATCTGATAACCAATGAGAAAACTACTAAATATTATGCTCCAAATGGTACTGTTGAAATAGCTGTAGATGAAAACCAAAATGCAAAAATTATTAATTATTTAGGTTCTCCATACGAAACACCGTATATTTATATAACAGATGTTAATTTAAACTCAAAAATAAAAAGTAATGAAAGCTTTTATTATTTAGGCAGGGACTTTCAGGGATCAATTACTGAAGTTTTTGACGCAAACGGTAGCTTTGCTATAGAAAGACGTTTATTTGACCCATGGGGTAATGTAACCAAGCTAGAAAACAATGTCAGTCATAACTATGCAGAAGGGGAAAATGCGTACCTTGTATTCTTAGATCGTGGCTATACAGGACACGAACATTTTAACGAGGTGGGGATCATTCATATGAATGGTAGAATTTATGATCCTATATTGAAACAATTTTTAAGCCCTGATAACTTTATACAAGATCCGTCTAACTCACAAAACTACAATCGTTATGGATATGCTTGGAATAATCCGTTAAAATACATAGATCCAAGTGGTGAATTGTTTGGAATGACAGTATTTGCAGCTGCAGTTGTAAAAGCTGCAGTTGTAAGCGCATTTGCATACACTATGGTTGGCTTAACAACTTGGACGGAATTTTCTGCTTTAGGTTTGTTAAAATCTACAACAATAGGAGCTGTAAGTGGAGCAGTATCTTTTGGAATAGGTAATCTAGTAAGCAGCTTTTTAAGTAATCTTCCTGCTGATTATGTACTAACCAAATTAGACGTAGGGTTGATTACTGGTACCCAGGCAGTTATGCATGGTATTTCACAAGGTTTTATTAGCGGTATTACAGGTGGAAGTTTTGAGACAAGTTTTGTTAGTGCAATGGTATCTAGTTTAGTTTCTACTGGTGTTGAATTTACTGGAGTAATCGCTGGTATAGGAGATTCTGGTACAGCAACTATATTATTTGGTACTGCATCAGGAGCTATAGCTGCCAAATTAACTAACGGTAATGTATGGCAAGGGGCTGCTGTAGGATTCTTTGTAAGTGCTTTAAATCACGCAGCGCATAAAATAGTTGAAAACATTGAGTTAGATGAGTTTGCAAAAACTGCATTTGGAGAAGATTATAAAGTGAAATATGGCGTTAAATCATTAAAATGGGGAAGTCAAATGAAAAAAGGCGAAGTAGAAGGTGCGTATTATAATCCAGATAATCAATCTATTATCAATAATGATTCACGTGTTGGCGGGATTAATACTCCAGATAATAGAATTTATATTTCTGATATATATAAAAATTACCCTTTACATTTAGAAGTTACAATAGGACATGAATTGATTCATTCTTATCATAGGACAATTTTTGGAAACAATTACTCACAATCATATTCAGAACATGCTGCATACCAATATTCAATTGATTTTACAGCAAAACACAATATGGCAAGAACAATGGAAGAATTTCAAAATTTCCAAGCAAAATACAAATCAAATGATTTATATAATTATAAATTAATACCAGGTTTTTAA
- a CDS encoding DUF4134 domain-containing protein: MEKQSKKVLLTGVAFLSAFGVFAQGNGSAGITEATQMVTSYFDPATQLIYAIGAVVGLIGGVKVYNKFSSGDPDTSKTAASWFGACIFLIVAATILRSFFL; this comes from the coding sequence ATGGAAAAACAAAGCAAAAAAGTGTTGCTGACAGGCGTCGCGTTCCTGTCGGCATTTGGTGTGTTCGCACAGGGCAACGGCTCGGCAGGTATCACCGAAGCCACGCAGATGGTAACGAGTTACTTCGACCCTGCAACCCAATTAATCTATGCAATTGGTGCAGTGGTTGGGCTAATCGGAGGCGTAAAGGTGTACAACAAATTTAGTAGTGGTGACCCCGATACAAGCAAGACTGCGGCGTCGTGGTTTGGGGCTTGTATCTTCCTTATAGTCGCAGCGACCATTCTCCGTTCATTCTTCCTTTAA
- the traJ gene encoding conjugative transposon protein TraJ: MEWNNLHELLRSLYDEMLPLSADMATVAKGIAGLGALFYVALKVWQALSRAEPIDVFPLLRPFAIGLAIMFFPTIVLGTINAVMSPVVKGTHAMLENQVLDLNKLQQQKDLLEREAMLRNPETAYLVSDEEFDKKLDELGWSPSDLATMSGMYLDRQAYKIEKAIKEWFRNLLEILFQASALVIDTIRTFFLIVLSILGPIAFAISVWDGFQSTLTQWLTRYISVYLWLPIADIFSSMLAKIQSLIIERDIDMLADPTYIPDTSNTVYIIFMLIGIVGYFTIPTVAGWVIQAGGAGNFMRNVNQTASKSGNIAGAGTGAVAGNIGGRLMNK, encoded by the coding sequence ATGGAATGGAACAATCTTCACGAACTCCTGCGCTCGCTTTACGATGAGATGCTCCCACTGTCCGCCGATATGGCGACAGTGGCAAAGGGTATCGCCGGATTGGGCGCACTGTTCTACGTAGCACTGAAAGTGTGGCAGGCATTGAGCCGTGCAGAACCGATAGACGTGTTTCCGCTCCTGCGACCTTTCGCCATAGGGCTTGCCATTATGTTCTTTCCGACCATCGTATTGGGAACTATCAATGCGGTAATGTCTCCGGTGGTAAAAGGCACACACGCCATGCTCGAAAACCAAGTGCTTGACCTAAACAAGTTACAGCAACAAAAAGACCTATTGGAGAGGGAGGCGATGCTCCGCAATCCCGAAACCGCTTACCTCGTAAGCGATGAGGAATTTGATAAGAAACTGGACGAATTGGGGTGGTCGCCGTCCGATTTGGCTACGATGTCTGGAATGTACCTTGACCGACAAGCCTATAAGATTGAGAAAGCCATAAAGGAATGGTTTCGCAACCTATTGGAAATACTTTTCCAAGCCTCCGCTTTGGTCATCGACACCATACGGACGTTCTTCCTTATCGTACTGTCCATCCTCGGGCCGATAGCCTTTGCGATAAGTGTATGGGATGGTTTTCAATCCACACTTACGCAATGGCTGACCCGATATATCAGCGTGTACCTGTGGTTGCCCATCGCCGATATATTCAGCTCCATGCTTGCAAAAATTCAATCCCTCATCATCGAACGGGATATTGATATGCTCGCCGACCCGACCTATATCCCAGACACATCCAATACGGTGTACATCATTTTCATGCTGATTGGCATAGTGGGCTATTTCACCATTCCAACAGTGGCAGGTTGGGTTATCCAAGCCGGAGGCGCAGGGAACTTCATGCGCAACGTCAATCAGACAGCATCGAAAAGCGGAAACATCGCCGGAGCCGGAACAGGGGCTGTTGCAGGCAATATCGGTGGCAGGTTAATGAACAAATAA
- a CDS encoding DUF4133 domain-containing protein, with protein sequence MSNYNINKGIGRTVEFKGLKAQYLFIFAGGLLGVLILVMIMYMAGVNSYICLFVGAGGASLIVWQTFALNGKYGEYGLMKVGAKKRHPKYIICRRSVHRYLKCTPKSNAL encoded by the coding sequence ATGAGCAACTACAATATCAATAAAGGTATCGGTAGGACGGTTGAGTTCAAAGGGCTGAAAGCACAGTACCTGTTCATCTTCGCCGGAGGTCTGCTCGGTGTGCTTATCCTCGTCATGATAATGTACATGGCAGGTGTAAACTCATACATCTGTCTGTTTGTCGGGGCAGGCGGAGCATCGCTTATCGTTTGGCAGACATTCGCATTGAACGGCAAATATGGCGAATACGGATTGATGAAAGTCGGGGCAAAGAAAAGGCATCCGAAATATATCATCTGTCGCAGATCCGTACATCGCTATCTGAAATGCACCCCTAAATCCAATGCCCTATGA
- a CDS encoding SIR2 family protein, producing the protein MTENIQLEYDAFLRSFKRNVDVPHSFLLGAGASISSGIQSAYDCIWEWKKDIYLSKNINSAEFYKNYKNESVRKSIQNWLDNQGEYPPIDSPNEYSFYAEKAYPIADDRRKYFFSLIENKEPYIGYKLLCTLAEHNIVKSVWTTNFDGLIVRSAHQNKLTPIEVTLDNADRIYRNQSSKELLTIALHGDYKFSTLKNTEKELDNQNDTFIEHFSNYHIDKNLIVLGYSGRDKSLMDAIFMAFSKKGSGRLYWCGFGDQINKEVSDLISKIRKSGREAYYISTDGFDKTLIHLSKSAFEGNSEIEQQIQKALESSKDEEYFKTEFSLNIKKTDKYIKSNLHAVTFPKEVFQFEIDYKDERPWSFLKEITKETSICAVPFKGKVYAVGTLTDIDKVFKAHLKSEIKREPISKYDVENVSAFQSLMLKAVLKYIINKYEIDTNFKDKIWLKSIVGKYDEINIHKALFLSFYFDKNSKFAYLSFVPAVHLTSNNEISKQHKQSISKGQLEKLYNNKYDELLNFWNGIIFPERNLKFEYPEKSGTGFEFQISSNTAFGEINVLDPNFRTYNPNNYNKRQTQFRGVQFLEPQLMFRNVASDIEFKDYHPMRGLVNNRPFDVNLNGLVYSTEVNLTVICGRNYADKLFDFLSELNSKHAPENNNSDYLIEYPGFLSTYNLPINIPNADNSEKWVDINFKADSVEENHTNALKLARLITSRIEQLANTQSVGPVVIFIPNEWQPFENYTNQGETFDLHDYVKAFSASKGVTTQLIREETLDDKLKCQIYWWLSLSFYVKSLRTPWLLYGQEKNTAYAGIGYSISHRGDKSEIVIGCSHIYDSNGQGLKYRLSKIDNYFLDNQNNPYLSFKEAFQFGVSIHELFYQSMDKIPERVVIHKRTKFTEDEINGIKGSLNKAGIKKIDLIEINYEADARFLAMSVYQNNLQIDKFPISRGTCIVTNKHTALLWTHGIVPSVRQPNYKFYLGGRSIPAPIKIIKHYGESNIDIIAREILGLTKMNWNSLDLYSKLPATIDSSNQIARIGKLLSRFEGKSYDYRLFI; encoded by the coding sequence ATGACGGAAAATATACAACTTGAATATGATGCCTTTTTAAGGTCATTTAAAAGAAATGTGGATGTTCCACATTCATTTTTATTAGGTGCAGGAGCTTCAATTAGTTCTGGAATTCAATCTGCATACGATTGTATTTGGGAATGGAAGAAGGATATCTATCTTTCGAAAAATATAAATTCCGCAGAGTTTTATAAAAACTACAAAAATGAATCTGTCCGAAAGAGCATTCAAAACTGGTTAGATAATCAAGGAGAATATCCTCCTATAGATTCTCCTAATGAATATTCTTTTTATGCCGAAAAAGCTTATCCTATTGCCGATGATAGACGGAAATATTTTTTCAGTCTCATTGAAAATAAAGAACCCTATATCGGATATAAATTACTTTGCACGTTAGCTGAACATAACATTGTCAAATCCGTTTGGACGACAAATTTTGATGGGTTAATTGTTCGTTCAGCACATCAGAATAAACTGACACCAATAGAGGTAACATTAGATAACGCTGATAGAATTTATAGAAATCAAAGTAGTAAAGAGTTGCTAACTATCGCCTTACATGGTGATTACAAATTCTCTACTCTGAAGAATACGGAAAAGGAGTTAGATAATCAAAATGATACTTTTATAGAGCATTTTTCTAATTATCACATTGATAAAAACCTAATAGTGTTAGGCTATAGTGGCAGAGATAAGTCTCTTATGGACGCAATTTTTATGGCGTTCTCCAAAAAAGGCTCTGGTAGATTATATTGGTGTGGATTTGGTGACCAAATAAATAAAGAAGTATCTGATTTGATTTCAAAAATCAGGAAGTCGGGACGAGAAGCATATTACATATCAACTGATGGTTTCGATAAGACCTTAATACATTTATCAAAATCGGCATTTGAGGGAAATTCTGAAATTGAGCAACAAATCCAAAAAGCTTTGGAGTCCTCAAAAGATGAAGAATATTTTAAAACAGAGTTTAGCCTAAATATTAAGAAAACCGATAAATACATAAAAAGCAACCTTCATGCTGTTACATTTCCAAAAGAAGTTTTTCAGTTTGAGATAGATTATAAAGATGAAAGACCGTGGAGTTTTTTAAAGGAAATAACAAAGGAAACAAGTATATGTGCAGTACCTTTTAAAGGTAAGGTCTATGCTGTCGGAACGTTAACAGACATAGATAAAGTTTTCAAAGCACACCTAAAATCGGAAATAAAAAGAGAGCCTATTTCAAAATATGATGTAGAAAATGTTTCTGCCTTTCAGTCTTTAATGTTAAAAGCAGTCTTGAAATATATTATCAACAAGTATGAAATAGATACGAATTTCAAGGATAAAATTTGGTTAAAATCTATCGTTGGTAAATACGATGAGATTAACATACACAAGGCATTGTTTCTTTCGTTTTACTTCGATAAAAACAGCAAATTTGCATATTTATCTTTCGTTCCTGCCGTTCATCTTACTTCTAATAACGAGATTTCAAAACAGCATAAACAATCGATAAGTAAAGGGCAATTAGAAAAATTATACAACAATAAATATGATGAATTATTGAATTTTTGGAATGGAATTATATTTCCAGAAAGGAATTTAAAATTCGAATATCCCGAAAAGTCGGGAACTGGATTTGAGTTTCAAATATCTTCCAATACTGCATTTGGTGAAATTAATGTTTTAGACCCAAATTTTCGGACATATAATCCGAATAATTATAACAAAAGGCAAACCCAATTTAGAGGTGTTCAGTTTTTAGAACCACAGTTGATGTTCCGAAATGTTGCATCAGATATCGAATTCAAAGATTATCACCCGATGAGAGGTTTAGTCAATAATAGGCCTTTTGATGTCAATTTAAATGGATTAGTCTATTCGACGGAGGTAAATCTCACCGTCATATGCGGTAGAAATTATGCTGACAAACTATTTGATTTCCTTTCAGAATTAAATTCAAAGCATGCGCCAGAAAACAACAATTCTGACTACTTAATCGAATATCCTGGTTTTTTATCTACATACAATTTACCTATAAATATACCGAATGCTGATAATAGCGAAAAATGGGTAGATATTAATTTTAAAGCGGATAGTGTGGAGGAAAATCATACAAATGCTTTGAAATTAGCAAGATTGATAACATCGAGAATAGAACAATTAGCGAATACTCAAAGTGTGGGACCTGTCGTGATATTTATTCCCAATGAATGGCAACCATTTGAGAATTACACTAATCAAGGTGAAACTTTTGACTTACATGATTACGTCAAGGCATTTTCTGCTTCCAAAGGCGTTACTACCCAATTAATAAGAGAGGAGACATTAGATGATAAATTGAAGTGTCAAATTTATTGGTGGCTTTCACTATCCTTTTACGTTAAATCACTTAGAACACCTTGGCTGTTATATGGTCAAGAGAAAAACACAGCTTATGCAGGAATTGGGTATAGTATTTCACATAGGGGAGATAAATCTGAAATTGTTATCGGTTGTAGTCATATTTACGATTCTAATGGTCAAGGGTTAAAATATAGGCTTTCAAAAATTGATAATTATTTTTTAGATAATCAAAATAACCCTTATCTGTCTTTTAAGGAAGCTTTTCAATTTGGGGTATCAATCCATGAACTATTTTATCAGTCGATGGACAAAATACCTGAAAGAGTGGTGATACACAAAAGAACCAAGTTTACGGAGGATGAAATTAACGGTATAAAAGGAAGTCTTAATAAAGCTGGAATAAAAAAGATTGACCTTATAGAAATAAATTACGAAGCAGATGCACGGTTCTTAGCAATGAGTGTGTATCAGAATAATTTACAAATTGACAAATTCCCAATCTCAAGAGGTACTTGCATTGTGACAAATAAACATACAGCTCTGTTATGGACACATGGTATAGTACCTTCTGTACGACAACCTAACTATAAATTTTATTTAGGGGGTCGGAGTATCCCTGCACCGATAAAAATAATTAAGCATTATGGTGAATCGAATATAGATATTATTGCGAGAGAAATATTAGGATTAACTAAGATGAATTGGAACTCTCTTGATTTATATTCTAAACTTCCTGCGACAATTGATTCATCAAATCAGATTGCTCGAATTGGTAAACTGCTTTCAAGATTTGAGGGAAAATC